From one Triticum aestivum cultivar Chinese Spring chromosome 4B, IWGSC CS RefSeq v2.1, whole genome shotgun sequence genomic stretch:
- the LOC123094688 gene encoding uncharacterized protein, producing the protein MASFSCSSSSSVMSVMGVILLLFSVLLAAAEAPVPARSASDQMILAACKTVGGGSTYFDVTFCLGALGSAGGAGGYQDLAAVAVDLLATNATSTEAKIDRLLGGSGVEVKADDAALARCLRSCQSLYGGIVDDGPACTAAVNGGRFGEATAILEKAAAAAKECEGGFEKSSAASPLTAEDDDAFKLAKLAVALLRFASEPGNGHCCY; encoded by the coding sequence ATGGCTTCCTTCTCCTGTTCCTCCTCTAGTAGTGTGATGAGCGTGATGGGCGTGATCTTGCTGCTCTTCTCCGTCCTCCTTGCGGCTGCCGAAGCACCTGTGCCTGCGCGGTCGGCCAGCGACCAGATGATACTTGCCGCATGCAAGACCGTCGGCGGCGGGAGCACCTACTTCGACGTCACGTTCTGCCTGGGTGCCCTCGGCtccgcgggcggcgccggcggctaccaagacctcgccgccgtcgccgtggaCCTCCTCGCGACCAACGCCACCAGCACGGAGGCCAAGATCGACCGCCTGCTCGGTGGCAGCGGCGTGGAGGTCAAGGCGGATGACGCCGCCCTGGCGCGGTGCCTCCGGTCGTGCCAGTCGCTGTACGGCGGCATAGTGGACGACGGGCCTGCGTGCACCGCCGCGGTCAATGGCGGGAGGTTCGGCGAGGCGACAGCGATCCTGGAGAAGGCCGCGGCCGCGGCCAAGGAGTGCGAGGGCGGGTTCGAGAAGAGCAGCGCGGCTTCGCCGCTGACGGCGGAGGACGACGACGCGTTCAAGCTCGCAAAGCTCGCCGTCGCGTTGCTCCGTTTTGCTTCAGAGCCCGGAAACGGACATTGCTGCTACTGA